From one Streptomyces sp. NBC_01478 genomic stretch:
- a CDS encoding response regulator transcription factor, with translation MEQTQTSHNGTATATPGAQRRVLVVEDDPTIVDAIAARLRAEGFLVQTAGDGPSAVDTAEAWQPDLLILDIMLPGFDGLEVCRRVQAARPVPVLMLTARDDETDMLVGLGVGADDYMTKPFSMRELAARVHVLLRRVERAVVAASTPRSGILRLGELEIDHAQRRVRVRSEDVHLTPTEFDLLVCLANTPRAVLSREQLLAEVWDWADASGTRTVDSHIKALRRKIGAERIRTVHGVGYALETPTP, from the coding sequence ATGGAGCAGACACAGACCTCCCACAACGGTACGGCCACGGCCACGCCCGGCGCGCAGCGCCGGGTGCTGGTGGTCGAGGACGACCCGACGATCGTCGATGCCATCGCAGCCCGTTTGCGGGCCGAGGGATTCCTCGTGCAGACCGCGGGCGACGGGCCGTCGGCCGTCGACACCGCCGAGGCCTGGCAGCCCGATCTGCTGATCCTCGACATCATGCTGCCCGGCTTCGACGGGCTGGAGGTCTGCCGCCGTGTGCAGGCCGCCCGCCCGGTGCCGGTGCTGATGCTCACCGCGCGCGACGACGAGACCGACATGCTGGTCGGGCTCGGGGTCGGCGCCGACGACTACATGACCAAGCCGTTCTCCATGCGGGAGCTGGCGGCGCGGGTGCACGTCCTGCTGCGCCGGGTGGAGCGTGCCGTGGTGGCCGCGTCCACCCCGCGCTCGGGCATCCTGCGCCTCGGCGAGCTGGAGATCGACCACGCGCAGCGCCGGGTACGGGTGCGCAGCGAGGACGTGCACCTGACGCCCACCGAGTTCGACCTGCTGGTGTGTCTGGCGAACACCCCGCGTGCCGTGCTCTCGCGCGAGCAGTTGCTCGCCGAGGTGTGGGACTGGGCGGACGCCTCCGGCACGCGTACCGTCGACAGCCATATCAAAGCGCTGCGCCGGAAGATCGGCGCCGAGCGGATCCGCACGGTCCACGGCGTCGGCTACGCACT